Proteins from a genomic interval of Polaribacter sejongensis:
- a CDS encoding DUF4270 family protein — protein sequence MRYLIFGIIGIVFLASCATDDTTYEVGSDFIDNNIQVRILDTFSIKTGTFKLDSLITSGTNRILVGNVEDGHLGTLTAKSYLQLITSNFSISTDAVYDSIGMILNYDNYYYGDTTKVQTYTLHRITETVEPEDDATSFYNTSSLEYDAAILGQLSFTPRPNRPTDSLFVKMDDLLGEEIFDKIVDNDINNTDDFLQYFKGLVIAPDTSVSSHVLGFNAQTTTGVGNSMMRLYYSINDDDSEDNDYYIDFVISSAGQQFNEIKSDLSSTVLGDFEDGEEIKLSTTTDNLLFAQSGTGISARIEMPSIKRLSELYENAATLSAELTFSPLKGSYSDDNPLPEYLSVYIVDHKNRIIQQLTDIDGNTASAILIEDTDEFNEDTYYYVNLSGFVEQILYSDTDLNYALMIQSGNFSKEVNNVVIENNASTNREVKLSVKYLNY from the coding sequence ATGAGGTATTTGATTTTTGGTATTATAGGTATTGTCTTTTTAGCATCTTGTGCTACAGATGATACTACTTATGAAGTAGGAAGTGATTTTATTGATAACAATATTCAAGTTAGAATTTTAGATACATTTTCTATAAAAACAGGAACTTTTAAATTAGATTCTTTAATTACGTCTGGTACTAACAGAATTTTAGTGGGTAATGTAGAAGATGGGCATTTAGGTACTTTAACTGCAAAATCTTATCTTCAGTTAATAACCTCTAATTTTTCTATAAGTACAGATGCGGTGTATGATTCTATAGGGATGATTTTAAATTATGATAATTACTATTATGGAGATACTACAAAAGTACAAACCTATACATTACATAGAATTACAGAAACAGTAGAGCCAGAAGACGATGCTACTAGTTTTTACAATACATCTTCCTTAGAATACGATGCTGCAATTTTAGGGCAACTTTCATTTACGCCAAGACCTAATAGACCTACAGATTCTTTATTTGTTAAAATGGATGACCTTTTAGGAGAAGAAATTTTTGATAAAATTGTAGACAATGATATTAATAACACAGACGATTTTTTACAATATTTTAAAGGATTGGTAATTGCGCCAGATACGTCTGTAAGTAGCCATGTTTTAGGTTTTAATGCACAAACTACAACAGGTGTAGGGAATTCTATGATGCGATTGTATTATTCTATAAATGATGATGACAGTGAAGATAATGATTATTACATAGATTTTGTAATTTCTTCAGCAGGGCAACAGTTTAATGAAATAAAATCGGATTTGTCTAGTACCGTTTTAGGCGATTTTGAAGATGGTGAAGAAATAAAATTAAGTACAACCACAGATAATTTATTGTTTGCACAATCTGGAACAGGAATTTCAGCGAGAATAGAAATGCCTTCTATTAAAAGACTTTCTGAGTTGTATGAAAATGCTGCTACTTTAAGTGCCGAATTAACCTTTAGTCCCTTAAAGGGGAGTTATAGTGATGATAATCCGCTACCAGAATACTTGTCGGTTTATATTGTAGATCATAAGAATAGAATTATACAACAACTTACGGATATAGATGGTAATACAGCTTCTGCAATTTTAATAGAAGATACAGATGAATTTAATGAAGATACTTATTACTACGTTAATTTAAGTGGATTTGTAGAGCAAATTTTATACTCAGATACCGATTTAAATTATGCCTTAATGATTCAGTCGGGAAACTTCTCTAAAGAAGTAAATAATGTAGTTATAGAAAATAACGCAAGTACTAATAGAGAAGTAAAATTATCAGTAAAATATTTAAACTATTAA
- a CDS encoding Kelch repeat-containing protein — MRKTNLIKKSSILFLATLLMSLFFVGCSDDDDDEYGNWVESSAFNGDSRANSVSFTIGDKGYLVTGYDGDDFLADTWEYNSSENYWIKKADFPGVARSSAVGFSINGKGYLGTGFNSELDEEELKDFWEYDPTTDTWTQKADFGGTARYAAIGFSIGNDGYIGTGYDGSEQKDFWKYDVASNTWEQSVGFSGQKRKDASVFTIDDVAYIGLGIHNNAYEEDFYAFNGNTWTRLTDLDDDEDDDDDYSILLSSGAAFSLDGKGYVTTGIAGSINTNAWEYSPATDTWEELPVFEGSARQNASTFTFDTKAFVLMGRSGNYYFDDVWEFRPYELENEDD, encoded by the coding sequence ATGAGAAAAACAAATTTAATAAAGAAGAGTAGTATTCTCTTTTTAGCAACATTATTAATGTCTCTATTTTTTGTAGGATGTAGTGATGATGACGATGATGAATACGGAAACTGGGTAGAGAGTTCTGCTTTTAATGGAGATTCTAGAGCAAACTCTGTAAGTTTTACTATTGGTGATAAAGGATACCTTGTTACAGGTTATGATGGTGATGATTTTTTAGCTGATACTTGGGAATATAATTCTAGTGAAAATTACTGGATAAAGAAAGCTGATTTCCCTGGAGTTGCAAGAAGTAGTGCTGTAGGTTTTTCTATTAATGGTAAAGGGTATTTAGGTACTGGTTTTAATAGCGAACTTGATGAAGAAGAATTAAAAGATTTTTGGGAATATGACCCAACTACAGACACTTGGACTCAAAAAGCAGATTTTGGAGGAACTGCAAGATATGCTGCTATTGGTTTTTCTATTGGTAACGATGGTTATATTGGTACAGGTTATGATGGTAGCGAACAAAAAGATTTCTGGAAATATGATGTTGCTTCAAACACATGGGAACAATCTGTTGGTTTTAGTGGACAAAAACGTAAAGATGCTTCTGTTTTCACTATTGATGATGTTGCTTATATTGGCTTAGGAATCCATAATAATGCTTACGAAGAAGATTTTTATGCTTTTAATGGTAACACTTGGACACGTTTAACAGACTTAGATGACGATGAAGATGATGATGACGATTATAGCATTCTATTAAGCAGTGGTGCAGCTTTTTCTTTAGACGGAAAAGGATATGTAACTACAGGTATTGCTGGTTCTATAAATACCAATGCTTGGGAATATAGCCCTGCTACAGATACTTGGGAAGAGTTACCAGTATTTGAAGGTTCTGCAAGACAAAACGCATCTACTTTTACTTTTGATACAAAAGCATTTGTATTAATGGGTAGAAGCGGTAATTATTATTTTGATGATGTTTGGGAATTTAGACCTTATGAATTAGAAAATGAAGATGATTAA
- the tgt gene encoding tRNA guanosine(34) transglycosylase Tgt encodes MKFDLKITDPKSKARAGVITTDHGVIETPIFMPVGTVGTVKGVHQTELKNDINPDIILGNTYHLYLRPGLDILEKAGGLHKFMNWDRNILTDSGGYQVYSLSGRRKINEEGVKFKSHIDGSTHHFTPENVMETQRTIGADIIMAFDECTPYPCDYNYAKRSMHMTHRWLTRCINHLDKLPYKYGFEQTFMPIVQGSTYKDLRRQSAEYIANSGQQANAIGGLSVGEPAEEMYAMTEVVTEILPEDKPRYLMGVGTPINILENIALGIDMFDCVMPTRNARNGMLFTAHGSINIKNKKWAEDFSPIDDMGITGVDTMYSKAYLRHLFAAKEMLGKQIASIHNLGFYVWLTREARKHIIAGDFREWKDMMVKQMDKRL; translated from the coding sequence TTGAAATTCGACTTAAAAATTACCGACCCAAAAAGTAAGGCAAGAGCAGGAGTAATAACTACTGATCACGGAGTAATAGAAACTCCTATCTTTATGCCTGTGGGAACTGTTGGAACCGTAAAAGGAGTACATCAAACAGAATTAAAAAACGACATAAATCCTGATATTATTTTAGGAAACACGTATCACTTATATTTACGTCCTGGTTTAGATATTTTAGAAAAAGCAGGTGGTTTGCACAAATTTATGAATTGGGATAGAAATATTCTTACAGATTCTGGTGGTTACCAAGTATATTCTCTTTCTGGAAGAAGAAAAATTAACGAAGAAGGGGTAAAGTTTAAAAGCCATATAGATGGTTCTACGCATCATTTTACACCAGAAAATGTAATGGAAACCCAAAGAACTATTGGTGCAGACATTATTATGGCGTTTGATGAGTGTACACCATATCCTTGTGATTATAATTATGCAAAAAGATCTATGCATATGACACATAGATGGTTGACTAGATGTATCAATCATTTAGATAAATTACCTTATAAATACGGTTTCGAGCAAACTTTTATGCCAATTGTACAAGGTAGTACGTATAAAGATTTACGTAGACAATCTGCAGAATATATTGCAAATTCAGGTCAGCAAGCAAATGCAATTGGAGGTCTTTCAGTTGGGGAACCAGCAGAAGAAATGTATGCAATGACAGAAGTTGTTACAGAAATTTTACCAGAAGACAAACCAAGATATTTAATGGGAGTTGGTACGCCAATTAACATTTTAGAAAACATTGCTTTGGGTATAGATATGTTCGATTGTGTAATGCCAACAAGAAATGCTAGAAACGGTATGTTGTTTACAGCACACGGTTCTATCAATATAAAAAATAAAAAGTGGGCAGAAGATTTTAGTCCAATAGACGATATGGGAATTACAGGAGTAGACACCATGTATTCTAAAGCCTATTTACGCCATTTATTTGCAGCAAAAGAAATGTTAGGAAAGCAGATTGCCTCAATTCATAATTTAGGTTTTTATGTTTGGTTAACACGTGAAGCAAGAAAACATATCATAGCAGGAGACTTTAGAGAGTGGAAAGATATGATGGTAAAACAAATGGATAAACGTCTTTAA
- the rluF gene encoding 23S rRNA pseudouridine(2604) synthase RluF, whose protein sequence is MDTTNQKSTNLNKYISSSGMCSRREAEKFINEGRVTINGKPTQLGNRVAKKDVVKLDGRLVEPKNVTLYIALNKPVGIVSTTDDREPNNIVKHVNYPERLFPIGRLDKPSEGLIFLTNDGDIVNKILRAGNNHEKEYFVSVDKSITDDFIDKMGSGIPILGTMTKKCLVEKVSDKIFKIILTQGLNRQIRRMCEYLDYEVTKLKRTRIMNVELGYLQSGDWRELTDEEMKEINKMISSSSKTQEASAVKEKPKKQVSKKKAAPTKNDFNKKSASFRKSSPKSKRNNAGASSKKKRW, encoded by the coding sequence TTGGATACTACAAATCAAAAATCGACAAACCTTAATAAATATATCAGCTCATCTGGTATGTGCTCTCGTAGAGAAGCAGAAAAATTTATAAATGAAGGTAGAGTTACCATCAACGGTAAACCAACGCAATTAGGAAACAGAGTTGCTAAAAAAGATGTTGTAAAGTTAGACGGACGATTAGTAGAACCTAAAAATGTTACGCTATATATTGCCTTAAATAAGCCGGTAGGTATAGTTTCTACTACCGATGATAGAGAGCCAAATAACATTGTAAAACACGTAAATTATCCAGAAAGACTATTTCCTATTGGACGTTTAGATAAACCGTCTGAAGGATTAATTTTTTTAACAAATGATGGAGATATCGTTAACAAGATTCTACGTGCGGGTAACAACCACGAGAAAGAATATTTTGTTTCTGTAGACAAATCTATTACAGATGATTTTATTGATAAAATGGGGAGTGGAATTCCTATTTTAGGTACTATGACCAAAAAATGTTTGGTAGAAAAAGTAAGCGATAAAATTTTCAAAATTATTTTAACGCAAGGATTAAACCGCCAAATTCGTAGAATGTGCGAATACTTAGATTACGAAGTTACCAAGTTAAAACGTACTAGAATAATGAATGTTGAGCTTGGTTATCTACAATCTGGAGATTGGCGAGAATTAACAGATGAAGAGATGAAAGAAATTAATAAAATGATTTCTAGTTCATCAAAAACTCAAGAAGCATCTGCAGTTAAAGAGAAGCCTAAAAAGCAAGTTTCTAAGAAAAAGGCAGCGCCAACTAAAAACGATTTCAATAAAAAAAGTGCTTCTTTTAGAAAATCATCTCCAAAAAGTAAAAGAAATAACGCTGGTGCTTCCTCTAAAAAGAAACGCTGGTAA
- a CDS encoding sensor histidine kinase, producing MKYSLKISLRPPFPEGQFNPNFRGPRENNFNLRPPILLLIFFALSTCVKLVAEWYKSEKERTIAASQKVNSELSFLKAQLNPHFLFNTLNSIYSLANKKSDDTTVAIVTLSELMRYMIYEANEDYICLEKEIEYIKNYISLQLLRLKDSSGVKINVHGNLNYKIEPLLLISFIENAFKYGTDYKGKTDITIKISTNEDQLHLAVYNLSSLQNALNKDSGIGLENIQNRLNLLYPNAHTLEITNTKKSFEVNLKINLKK from the coding sequence ATGAAATATTCTTTAAAAATTTCTTTAAGACCGCCTTTTCCCGAAGGTCAATTTAATCCCAATTTTAGAGGACCTAGAGAAAACAACTTCAATTTAAGACCTCCTATTTTACTGCTGATATTTTTTGCTTTAAGCACTTGTGTAAAGCTAGTTGCAGAATGGTATAAATCTGAAAAAGAACGAACTATTGCTGCTTCTCAAAAAGTAAATTCTGAATTATCATTTTTAAAAGCACAGTTAAACCCTCATTTTTTATTTAATACATTAAACAGTATTTATTCTTTAGCGAATAAAAAATCTGATGATACTACCGTTGCCATTGTTACCTTATCCGAACTCATGCGATATATGATTTACGAGGCCAATGAAGATTATATTTGTTTAGAAAAAGAAATAGAATACATAAAAAATTACATCTCTTTACAGTTATTAAGATTAAAGGATTCTAGTGGTGTAAAAATAAATGTTCATGGAAATTTAAACTATAAAATAGAACCTCTGCTTCTTATTTCTTTTATAGAAAATGCCTTTAAATACGGAACAGATTATAAAGGTAAAACAGATATTACTATTAAAATATCTACAAATGAAGATCAATTACATTTAGCTGTTTACAATTTATCATCACTACAAAATGCTTTAAATAAAGACTCTGGTATTGGTTTAGAAAACATACAAAACAGATTAAATTTATTGTACCCAAACGCGCATACTTTAGAGATTACGAATACTAAAAAATCATTTGAAGTAAATCTAAAAATCAACTTAAAAAAATAA